One Bacillus mesophilus genomic region harbors:
- the hypD gene encoding hydrogenase formation protein HypD, whose protein sequence is MERMEAFSDPVLARQSLEAVMEVADKFKKVHGRIPVLMEVCGSHTMAFAKSGIKTRLKDYVKLIAGPGCPVCVTDQKSIDSMIQLAEGSNRILCTFGDMMRVPGSRDSLMKSKTDGKDIRVIYSPLDSVKIAEENPDKEVIFLGIGFETTIPILTLAIREAERKELKNYSIWMTTKLVEPVMRALLESGEVKLDGFILPGHVSVVLGKRSFEFLVEDYQISGVITGFESVELLSGIYKLLQLLLENKRDVLNNYTYVVKDEGNLLAQKLLEQYLQPYDEDWRGMSTISNSGLVLKEEYAQFDARKKFKVSVGEPRKTKCRCGEIIRGLVTPEECVLFNKGCTPTNPIGPCMVSTEGTCAAHYQYMRGE, encoded by the coding sequence ATGGAAAGGATGGAAGCCTTTTCTGATCCGGTTTTAGCTCGTCAGTCACTAGAAGCAGTGATGGAAGTAGCAGACAAATTTAAAAAGGTACATGGAAGAATACCAGTATTAATGGAAGTGTGTGGATCGCATACGATGGCTTTTGCAAAGTCAGGTATAAAAACTAGATTAAAAGATTATGTTAAGCTGATTGCTGGTCCCGGATGTCCCGTGTGTGTGACAGACCAAAAATCAATTGATAGCATGATTCAGTTAGCGGAAGGGTCCAATAGGATCCTATGTACATTTGGCGATATGATGCGTGTACCTGGATCTCGGGATAGTCTTATGAAATCAAAAACGGATGGTAAAGACATTCGAGTGATCTATTCGCCATTAGATAGTGTAAAAATTGCAGAGGAAAATCCTGATAAAGAAGTGATTTTCTTAGGGATTGGGTTTGAAACGACGATTCCAATTTTAACCCTTGCCATTCGTGAAGCAGAAAGAAAAGAATTGAAGAATTATAGTATATGGATGACAACTAAATTAGTAGAGCCAGTAATGAGAGCCCTTCTCGAATCAGGAGAGGTGAAACTAGATGGCTTTATTTTACCTGGTCATGTTTCGGTCGTATTAGGTAAGAGGAGCTTTGAGTTTTTAGTAGAGGATTATCAAATCTCTGGTGTTATTACAGGATTTGAATCTGTTGAATTACTAAGTGGCATATATAAATTACTACAGCTTCTACTTGAGAATAAGCGTGATGTATTAAATAACTATACATATGTTGTAAAGGATGAAGGTAATCTTCTTGCTCAAAAATTACTAGAGCAATATTTACAACCATATGATGAGGATTGGAGAGGAATGAGTACGATTTCGAACAGTGGGCTTGTCCTTAAAGAAGAATACGCCCAATTTGATGCTAGGAAAAAGTTTAAAGTATCTGTAGGAGAGCCGAGAAAAACAAAATGTCGTTGTGGTGAAATTATAAGAGGATTAGTCACTCCTGAAGAGTGCGTTTTGTTTAATAAAGGGTGTACACCAACTAACCCAATTGGACCTTGTATGGTTTCAACGGAAGGAACTTGTGCGGCTCATTATCAATACATGAGAGGGGAATAG
- a CDS encoding HypC/HybG/HupF family hydrogenase formation chaperone — translation MCLGVPAKVIKIEDEAALVDVMGSRMYVGILFVPDVKEGDYVLLHAGQAMTVVDEKYAHESIEEWRNVLNGKDGSLF, via the coding sequence TTGTGCTTAGGAGTACCAGCAAAGGTAATAAAGATTGAGGATGAGGCAGCTCTAGTGGATGTGATGGGTTCTAGAATGTATGTAGGTATTTTATTTGTTCCGGATGTAAAGGAAGGTGACTATGTATTGCTTCATGCTGGACAGGCGATGACAGTAGTAGACGAAAAATATGCTCATGAAAGCATTGAAGAATGGAGGAATGTTTTAAATGGAAAGGATGGAAGCCTTTTCTGA
- a CDS encoding hydrogenase maturation nickel metallochaperone HypA has translation MVIGMHEMSLMSEIIQLVSEDATARGFKKVNKIEVIVGELSNVLPDALELAFMYFQKQQCSVIDEDTKLHIIREVAKARCQTCKCEFYPDYKIALCPECELPSSLLISGETFRVESYEGCDEYNEN, from the coding sequence ATGGTGATAGGAATGCATGAAATGTCACTAATGTCAGAAATTATTCAATTAGTTTCGGAAGATGCAACTGCAAGAGGGTTTAAAAAAGTGAATAAGATTGAAGTAATTGTTGGTGAATTATCCAATGTACTGCCTGATGCACTAGAGTTAGCGTTTATGTATTTCCAAAAACAGCAATGCAGTGTAATTGATGAAGATACAAAGTTACATATTATACGTGAAGTGGCAAAAGCACGATGCCAAACATGCAAATGTGAATTCTATCCTGACTATAAGATTGCACTATGTCCAGAGTGTGAACTTCCTAGCAGTTTACTTATAAGTGGTGAAACTTTCAGAGTTGAATCTTATGAAGGATGTGATGAATACAATGAAAATTAA
- a CDS encoding CBO0543 family protein, with protein MLDSRIDQFDQIVKMRKDSTEALMDYWIDFSLYTTLEYWFMVALLLVPLLVLFLKIDKSKIFLIGFFGYSCHVISFYINLLGINMGMWHYPIHLFPSIPSFSIDASLVPVTLMLIYQWSLNKKKNYYLYALIFTMFFSFVFEPIIVSMGLFKLYGDVNYLFRFINYALIAIIAKLITDAFLWIQEMYRKSH; from the coding sequence TTGTTAGATTCACGTATCGATCAGTTTGATCAGATAGTAAAAATGAGAAAAGATTCCACAGAAGCGTTAATGGATTATTGGATAGACTTCTCACTCTATACGACCTTGGAATATTGGTTTATGGTTGCTCTGCTTTTGGTACCATTACTAGTCTTATTCCTAAAAATTGATAAGAGTAAAATATTTTTAATCGGCTTTTTTGGTTATAGCTGTCACGTAATTTCTTTTTATATTAACTTGCTAGGGATTAATATGGGAATGTGGCACTATCCAATTCATCTATTTCCTTCAATACCTAGCTTCTCTATAGATGCAAGCCTAGTCCCCGTAACCTTAATGTTAATTTACCAGTGGTCTTTAAATAAGAAAAAAAATTATTACTTATACGCGTTAATTTTCACCATGTTTTTTTCATTTGTTTTTGAGCCGATTATAGTCTCTATGGGTTTATTTAAATTGTATGGAGATGTAAACTACCTATTTCGATTTATTAATTATGCATTAATAGCAATAATTGCAAAATTGATAACAGATGCATTCTTATGGATTCAAGAAATGTATAGAAAATCACACTAA
- a CDS encoding DUF3231 family protein, producing MASHSKIKLTSAEIATLWTTYQNDTLSICITEYFLAKNEDSDIKPIIQMARTLSEQNIGFVTQVFNTENFPIPVGFSKEKDVFPNVPRIYEDTFFLLFLRQMARVGMVTYSSALSLAVREDVVGFFQDCLVSASNLYKKTTEISLQKGVLVRPPYISYPEKVEFVEGKEYLSASLNPFTSKRPLNSIEISHLFMNTQTNLLGSMLTTSFAQMAQSKEVREFMIRAQQIAQKHIKVFGKTLVDNDMQAPMSWDTSVKNSTTPAFSDKIMMFLTTLISNSGLGNYGMAAAVSMRMDLATDYFRLSLEVARLGKSGADIMIKNGWLEEPPQSADRKKLSQEK from the coding sequence ATGGCATCTCATTCTAAAATAAAGCTAACATCAGCAGAGATTGCAACTCTTTGGACTACTTATCAAAACGATACTTTATCCATATGTATAACTGAATATTTTTTAGCAAAAAACGAGGATTCTGATATTAAACCTATTATCCAAATGGCGAGAACACTCTCTGAGCAAAACATTGGGTTTGTTACTCAAGTGTTTAATACTGAGAATTTCCCTATACCAGTTGGTTTTTCTAAGGAAAAAGATGTGTTTCCCAATGTTCCCCGAATATATGAAGATACATTCTTTTTATTGTTTTTAAGACAAATGGCTAGGGTAGGAATGGTAACTTATAGTAGTGCATTATCATTAGCAGTTCGAGAAGACGTAGTTGGGTTCTTTCAAGATTGTCTAGTTTCTGCAAGTAATTTATACAAGAAAACAACTGAGATCTCCTTACAAAAAGGAGTTTTAGTAAGACCTCCATATATATCTTACCCAGAAAAAGTTGAATTTGTAGAGGGGAAGGAATACTTAAGTGCCAGTTTAAACCCTTTTACAAGTAAGAGACCACTAAACTCTATTGAAATATCTCATTTATTTATGAATACTCAAACTAATTTACTTGGTAGTATGTTAACTACAAGCTTTGCACAAATGGCACAGTCAAAAGAAGTAAGAGAGTTTATGATCCGAGCACAACAAATTGCACAAAAGCATATTAAGGTGTTTGGAAAAACATTGGTAGATAATGATATGCAGGCACCAATGTCGTGGGATACGAGTGTTAAAAATTCCACAACACCAGCATTCTCGGATAAAATTATGATGTTTCTTACAACTTTAATAAGTAATTCTGGATTGGGGAATTACGGAATGGCTGCTGCAGTAAGTATGAGGATGGATTTAGCAACTGACTATTTTAGACTTTCCTTAGAGGTTGCAAGATTAGGAAAAAGTGGAGCTGATATAATGATAAAAAATGGTTGGCTTGAAGAGCCACCTCAATCTGCTGATCGTAAAAAACTTTCTCAAGAAAAATAA
- a CDS encoding cupin domain-containing protein: MYNDPYMNAYQYPNYVPKYHYYNQSINWTHHHINGYYPGRSSNMLTDYGPNPFVININEATKQNNTFRTALWTGAQFQITLMSLNPGEDIGLEMHPDVDQFLRLEQGRGIVQMGKTKDNLSFQRYVYDDSAIVIPAGTWHNLTNTGSTPLKLYSIYAPPNHPFGTVHVTKTDAMAAEEGQSHINGNTVIFGRTPDDWIRYTEFLVNEGLEDVKRGINVTHILQEFILMGVLVGKGYSPEKAYETVEEWERTGESKLLQQSKNM, encoded by the coding sequence ATGTACAATGATCCATATATGAATGCATACCAATATCCTAATTATGTTCCAAAATATCATTATTACAATCAGTCAATAAATTGGACTCATCATCATATAAACGGATATTATCCAGGTAGGTCTTCCAACATGTTAACAGACTATGGACCAAACCCATTTGTCATAAATATTAATGAGGCCACAAAACAAAACAATACATTTCGTACTGCTTTATGGACTGGGGCACAATTTCAAATAACTTTAATGAGTTTAAATCCGGGGGAAGACATTGGTTTAGAAATGCATCCTGATGTTGACCAATTCTTACGTTTAGAACAAGGGCGAGGAATTGTTCAAATGGGAAAAACTAAAGACAACTTAAGCTTTCAAAGGTATGTCTATGATGACTCAGCAATCGTGATACCTGCTGGAACTTGGCATAACCTAACCAATACAGGAAGTACTCCACTAAAACTTTACTCGATTTATGCTCCTCCTAACCATCCATTTGGGACAGTTCATGTAACGAAAACTGATGCAATGGCTGCGGAAGAGGGTCAAAGTCATATCAATGGAAATACAGTTATTTTTGGTAGGACTCCTGATGATTGGATAAGATACACGGAATTCCTGGTAAATGAAGGATTAGAGGATGTTAAAAGAGGAATAAATGTTACACATATTCTTCAAGAATTTATTCTAATGGGAGTTCTTGTAGGTAAAGGGTATTCTCCTGAAAAGGCATATGAAACAGTAGAAGAATGGGAACGTACAGGGGAATCCAAACTTCTTCAACAAAGCAAGAATATGTAG
- the hypF gene encoding carbamoyltransferase HypF — protein MYKALSIMVTGRVQGVGFRPFVYSLAKKFHLTGTVQNNLDHVILIMEGEKENLVRALKELKDSPPPLSKIKNITVNEIPPVYSEEFTIILSKKIEAYSLPWVSADAAICELCLEEMNDPFNRRYNYPFINCTQCGPRYTIIQSLPYDRPNTTMSEFMMCKQCYEEYENPLNRRHHAQPICCSLCGPTISLNNTKGELVTQDEEALIETGELISSGHIIGIKGIGGFHIACDALQERAVEEIRIRKNRPSRPLAIMVRDLEVVKKYCYLSKEEVEMLTSSVMPIVVLQKRKECNLPEMLSPGLSTVGIMLPYTPLHHRLFKTSSLECMVMTSANPSGLPILYKDESLHALERLCDYILTHNRDIYLPIDDSVVQFSHENMLYFRRARGFVPDPFQTKSEVDGIIAFGGNQKNTFAIGKQQDIVISAHIGDLENEEMIQFFKNQLHHYQTWLDVEVKHIAVDKHPLYASATLVKEYDCNVIPIQHHHAHLVSCMEDNGIADPCIGIILDGTGYGDDGNLWGFEFLYGNAQSFERLGHLEYTPLPGGEKAVKETWRNAVGMLHYYWQEEGIAMAIKLFPEKENEINIIKRMIEKQIHIPMAGTCGRVFDVVSAILGICLSSSYEGEAAITLSDQMINEMEHSEQIYPFQIKTNKENLLQLNLSPMIYQIIQDKLNNRCITKIIQTFHQTIVSCCVEMITRLVELKPHMNRTVMLSGGTFQNIYLTKEIKAKFQGKGFVVKTHKNVPCHDGGLSLGQIIIASHFIDKK, from the coding sequence ATGTATAAAGCACTAAGTATTATGGTAACAGGAAGGGTACAAGGGGTGGGCTTTCGACCATTTGTATATTCTCTTGCCAAAAAGTTTCATTTAACTGGAACCGTTCAGAATAATCTTGATCATGTCATTTTAATCATGGAAGGAGAGAAAGAGAATCTAGTAAGAGCCTTAAAAGAACTAAAGGATTCTCCACCGCCGCTATCAAAAATCAAAAATATAACCGTAAATGAAATTCCACCTGTCTATTCTGAAGAATTTACAATCATTCTAAGCAAGAAAATAGAGGCTTACTCCTTACCTTGGGTATCAGCTGATGCAGCCATTTGTGAGTTGTGTTTGGAAGAAATGAACGATCCTTTTAATCGGCGATATAATTATCCTTTTATTAACTGTACACAATGTGGTCCACGCTATACGATCATTCAGTCTTTACCTTATGATCGACCAAATACAACGATGAGTGAATTTATGATGTGTAAACAGTGCTATGAAGAATATGAAAACCCCTTGAACCGGAGACATCATGCACAGCCTATATGTTGTTCTCTTTGTGGGCCAACCATTTCTCTAAACAACACAAAGGGAGAATTGGTAACTCAAGACGAGGAAGCACTTATAGAAACAGGTGAACTCATTAGCAGTGGACATATTATTGGAATAAAAGGAATCGGCGGTTTTCATATAGCGTGTGATGCTCTACAAGAGAGGGCTGTAGAAGAAATAAGAATAAGAAAGAACCGCCCTAGCAGACCACTGGCAATTATGGTAAGAGATCTAGAAGTTGTAAAAAAGTATTGTTATTTATCTAAAGAAGAAGTGGAAATGCTAACTAGTTCAGTAATGCCTATCGTAGTGTTACAGAAAAGAAAGGAATGTAATCTTCCGGAAATGCTATCACCAGGATTATCAACGGTTGGGATCATGCTACCTTATACACCATTACATCATAGATTATTTAAAACAAGTAGTCTGGAATGTATGGTTATGACCAGTGCAAACCCTTCAGGATTACCGATCCTATACAAAGATGAATCTTTACACGCTCTTGAACGATTATGTGATTATATATTAACTCATAACCGTGATATTTACCTTCCGATTGATGATTCTGTTGTACAGTTTAGTCATGAAAATATGCTGTATTTTAGACGAGCCAGAGGGTTTGTGCCAGACCCTTTTCAAACAAAATCAGAAGTTGATGGAATCATTGCTTTTGGAGGAAATCAAAAAAATACATTTGCAATTGGAAAGCAACAGGACATCGTGATTAGTGCTCATATTGGTGACCTTGAAAATGAAGAAATGATTCAATTTTTTAAGAACCAACTACATCACTATCAAACATGGTTAGATGTAGAAGTGAAACATATAGCAGTTGATAAACATCCTCTGTACGCATCAGCAACACTTGTAAAAGAATATGATTGTAACGTTATACCTATTCAGCATCACCATGCGCATCTTGTATCCTGTATGGAGGATAACGGGATAGCAGATCCTTGTATCGGAATTATTTTAGATGGAACAGGGTATGGAGATGATGGAAACCTTTGGGGTTTTGAGTTTTTATACGGCAACGCTCAGTCCTTTGAGCGTCTTGGTCATTTGGAATATACTCCGCTTCCAGGTGGAGAAAAAGCTGTCAAAGAAACATGGAGAAATGCAGTTGGAATGTTGCACTATTATTGGCAAGAAGAGGGGATAGCAATGGCAATAAAACTATTTCCTGAAAAAGAAAATGAAATCAACATCATAAAGAGGATGATTGAAAAACAAATTCATATACCAATGGCGGGTACATGTGGAAGAGTATTTGATGTGGTTAGTGCTATTTTAGGTATTTGTTTATCTTCCTCCTATGAAGGAGAAGCAGCTATTACATTATCAGATCAAATGATAAATGAAATGGAACATTCAGAACAGATTTATCCATTTCAAATAAAAACAAATAAAGAGAATTTGCTTCAACTTAACCTTTCCCCGATGATCTATCAAATCATCCAAGATAAATTAAACAATCGTTGTATCACCAAAATCATTCAAACTTTTCATCAAACAATTGTTTCATGCTGTGTAGAGATGATAACAAGATTAGTAGAATTAAAACCACATATGAACAGGACGGTTATGTTGTCTGGAGGCACGTTTCAAAATATTTATTTAACGAAAGAGATCAAAGCAAAGTTTCAAGGTAAAGGTTTTGTCGTTAAAACACATAAAAACGTACCCTGTCATGATGGTGGGTTATCATTAGGACAAATCATTATAGCTTCTCATTTTATTGATAAAAAGTAA
- a CDS encoding DUF5661 family protein — translation MYKYNPYHMYPYRSYPNYGMYFTQGTFNSTFNKDPVMFRPDTNRVPNSNNTKTSFTKEEAAAIALLLDIDFRKTKFDLNEFWIGVNTELEHGRKYNQTNVTADDPITTGKIALAHLSEFPDYYKRLKVLEEEAKAYWNK, via the coding sequence TTGTATAAATACAATCCTTATCATATGTATCCATATAGGAGTTACCCAAACTACGGAATGTACTTTACTCAAGGAACTTTCAATAGTACCTTTAATAAAGATCCTGTTATGTTTAGACCTGATACTAATAGAGTGCCTAATTCGAACAACACTAAAACAAGCTTTACTAAAGAGGAAGCAGCAGCAATAGCTTTGCTATTAGATATTGACTTTAGAAAGACTAAATTTGATTTAAACGAGTTTTGGATAGGAGTCAATACTGAACTTGAACATGGAAGGAAATATAATCAGACAAATGTAACTGCGGATGATCCTATTACTACTGGGAAAATTGCATTAGCTCATCTCAGCGAATTTCCCGATTATTATAAAAGATTGAAAGTACTTGAAGAAGAAGCAAAAGCATATTGGAACAAATGA
- a CDS encoding cytochrome b5 domain-containing protein — MNNTELIRLQLNHLITQARHDLYTLSRTSDHYMKQQILQRLWDALSSIHFLSELLANQATKHLTPVQMLQPNPNQPQIPPITPLPNQQTLPNNQRTFTIEELTKFDGKNGRPAYVSVNGVVYDVTNNRAWAAATHFGLIAGKDYTQEFASCHAGQQSILTMLPVVGRLV, encoded by the coding sequence ATGAACAACACAGAGTTAATCAGATTACAGCTGAATCACCTTATTACTCAAGCACGCCATGATTTATATACACTTTCTAGAACGAGTGATCACTATATGAAACAACAAATTTTACAACGCTTATGGGATGCACTTTCTTCCATTCATTTTCTAAGTGAGCTGTTGGCTAATCAAGCAACAAAACATTTGACACCAGTACAAATGCTACAACCAAATCCAAATCAACCACAAATCCCACCCATTACTCCATTGCCAAATCAGCAAACCCTACCGAACAATCAACGAACTTTTACAATAGAAGAATTAACAAAATTTGATGGGAAAAATGGTAGACCTGCTTATGTTTCTGTAAATGGAGTCGTTTATGATGTGACGAACAATCGAGCATGGGCAGCAGCGACCCATTTTGGTTTGATTGCAGGAAAGGACTATACACAAGAATTCGCTTCCTGTCATGCCGGGCAACAATCCATTTTAACGATGTTACCAGTTGTAGGGAGGTTAGTTTAA
- a CDS encoding CBO0543 family protein — protein MAMVAVTNKWIEYPVRLLPKVYRISVIYDYLLFPLTSFWYNQTTYSSKLKGIILQTLLIFSLPLTVLEYWIERKTNLVNYKTWTCFHTYTSLSLIFLFIRSFMSLIRRLAKDNQIPQDTD, from the coding sequence ATTGCAATGGTTGCAGTTACTAATAAGTGGATTGAGTATCCTGTCCGTCTTTTGCCCAAAGTTTACAGGATAAGTGTTATATATGATTATCTTTTATTTCCTTTAACTTCTTTTTGGTATAACCAAACAACTTATTCATCAAAGTTAAAGGGAATAATTCTTCAAACCCTGTTAATTTTTAGCCTTCCTTTGACAGTCTTGGAGTATTGGATAGAGAGGAAAACTAACTTAGTCAATTATAAAACATGGACTTGTTTTCATACTTATACATCTTTATCCTTGATTTTCCTATTTATAAGATCTTTTATGAGCTTAATAAGACGGCTAGCTAAAGATAATCAAATTCCACAAGACACAGACTAA
- a CDS encoding hydrogenase small subunit, with translation MSQPILPPESLTNEAIAERLTKTVISNIDRGLIKKRNLVYLELNGCSGNIISLLNGDNPDIEYTLNSMVNLRYSNSLMAAEGEQAVNKLMNALDEDYILAVEGAVALKNNGLYNIIGSWNGAPLTGLQAAKMLGEKASSILAVGACATHGGVSAAKPNPSESVGLQTVLPEKKMIKLPGCPVHPDWFLGTLAHLILYGEPETDNLGRPLMFYSTLIHDRCPRRPFFDRGIFAEKLGDKTCLFKLGCRGPVTRIDCPTRQWNGHVNWPIGDNTPCIGCAQFGFPDAMAPFISYDTTRVVKDE, from the coding sequence ATGAGCCAGCCGATACTACCACCAGAGTCATTAACGAATGAGGCAATTGCTGAAAGACTTACCAAAACAGTTATTAGCAATATAGATAGAGGACTAATTAAGAAAAGGAACTTAGTATACTTAGAATTAAATGGGTGCTCTGGAAATATAATTTCATTGTTAAATGGCGACAATCCTGATATTGAATATACATTAAATTCAATGGTTAATCTCCGTTACAGTAATAGTCTAATGGCAGCCGAAGGAGAACAAGCTGTTAACAAACTAATGAATGCTTTAGATGAAGATTACATTTTGGCTGTTGAGGGAGCGGTCGCATTAAAAAATAATGGACTCTACAATATTATCGGTAGCTGGAATGGAGCCCCACTTACAGGTCTTCAAGCAGCCAAAATGCTTGGAGAAAAAGCATCAAGCATTTTAGCTGTCGGTGCATGTGCAACACATGGGGGCGTTTCTGCCGCTAAACCCAATCCATCAGAGTCAGTAGGTTTACAAACAGTTCTTCCAGAGAAGAAGATGATTAAACTACCGGGTTGTCCTGTTCATCCAGACTGGTTTTTAGGAACACTCGCTCACCTTATCCTTTATGGAGAACCTGAAACAGATAATTTAGGTCGTCCACTTATGTTTTATAGTACCCTCATTCATGATCGATGCCCAAGAAGACCGTTTTTTGACCGAGGAATTTTTGCTGAAAAATTAGGAGATAAAACATGTTTATTTAAGCTTGGATGCCGGGGTCCAGTAACAAGAATTGATTGTCCAACTAGACAATGGAATGGTCATGTCAATTGGCCAATCGGTGATAATACTCCATGCATTGGCTGTGCCCAATTTGGTTTTCCAGATGCAATGGCACCATTTATTAGCTATGACACAACAAGGGTGGTGAAGGATGAGTAA
- the hypB gene encoding hydrogenase nickel incorporation protein HypB, producing MKIKLEADVLKDNNLAATYNRGTFKMNNTLVINIMSSPGAGKTTLLEQTIKALRHDFKIAVIEGDLATERDAERLRSLGIQTIQINTVGGCHLDARMIAKTLPEFELGDIDILFIENIGNLVCPSGYDLGQDHKVVILSVPEGNDKIPKYPVMFRRTDLTLINKVDLLPFVSFNVEEAKKDLESINPSAQMKVLSAKTGEGLEGWIDWIKEAYIRCIKH from the coding sequence ATGAAAATTAAGCTAGAAGCAGATGTGTTAAAGGATAATAACTTAGCTGCTACTTATAATAGAGGAACATTTAAGATGAATAATACATTGGTCATTAACATTATGAGTTCTCCTGGTGCTGGGAAAACCACTCTTCTAGAACAAACAATAAAAGCATTGCGTCATGATTTTAAAATTGCAGTAATAGAAGGTGACTTAGCTACAGAGCGGGATGCGGAACGTTTGCGATCTTTAGGGATACAAACCATTCAGATTAATACAGTTGGGGGCTGTCATCTAGACGCAAGGATGATTGCTAAAACATTACCAGAATTCGAATTAGGAGATATTGATATTCTCTTTATTGAGAACATAGGGAATCTAGTATGTCCATCCGGTTATGATTTAGGACAAGATCATAAAGTCGTAATATTAAGTGTTCCAGAAGGAAATGATAAAATCCCGAAATATCCAGTTATGTTCAGGCGAACTGATCTAACACTAATTAATAAGGTCGATCTTCTCCCATTTGTCTCATTTAATGTGGAAGAAGCAAAAAAGGACTTAGAATCTATTAATCCAAGCGCACAGATGAAAGTTTTGTCTGCAAAAACAGGCGAAGGTCTTGAAGGTTGGATCGATTGGATAAAGGAAGCGTATATTCGATGTATAAAGCACTAA
- the hypE gene encoding hydrogenase expression/formation protein HypE gives MKQKIGLAHGEGGELTHQLIQDVFVKSFGHEIQTKLDSAILPSLQNNMAVTTDSFVVKPIFFPGGNIGKLAITGTVNDLAVSGAIPRFITAGFILEEGFAVQNLKSIVQSMAEEASQAGVHIIAGDTKVVEKGSVDGIFINTTGIGEMNEKNRPKPEWMKNGDAVIISGTIGDHGISIVSARNELGLMTDVKSDCASLNHLIGELTNEVDGIRIMRDPTRGGLATTLVEICEDFQVTIELEEASIPVRRDVQGACDILGFDPLYIANEGKVVIIVDSNFVEKAIDIMRQNEFGRNTSVIGQVSTKGSGKLLLKTPFGTTRRLQRLSGMLLPRIC, from the coding sequence TTGAAACAGAAAATTGGCTTGGCTCATGGAGAGGGTGGTGAACTTACTCACCAACTTATTCAAGATGTCTTCGTTAAGTCTTTTGGTCATGAAATACAAACGAAATTAGATTCAGCTATTCTACCAAGTCTACAAAATAATATGGCCGTGACAACGGATAGTTTTGTTGTAAAGCCTATCTTCTTTCCTGGAGGTAACATTGGGAAGCTTGCGATAACGGGGACAGTAAATGATCTAGCTGTTAGTGGAGCTATCCCACGTTTTATAACAGCAGGATTCATTCTTGAAGAAGGGTTTGCTGTCCAAAACTTAAAGAGTATTGTCCAAAGTATGGCAGAAGAAGCAAGCCAAGCGGGTGTTCATATTATTGCTGGAGATACAAAAGTAGTCGAAAAGGGTAGTGTAGATGGCATATTTATTAATACAACAGGCATTGGGGAGATGAATGAGAAGAACCGTCCGAAACCAGAATGGATGAAAAATGGTGATGCTGTCATCATTAGTGGAACAATAGGAGATCATGGTATTTCAATAGTTAGTGCTCGAAATGAGCTAGGGTTGATGACAGATGTTAAAAGTGATTGTGCGTCACTAAATCATCTTATTGGTGAGCTTACAAATGAAGTTGATGGTATTCGGATCATGAGAGATCCTACAAGAGGTGGTTTAGCTACTACTCTTGTCGAGATATGTGAAGACTTCCAAGTAACGATTGAACTAGAAGAAGCTTCTATTCCTGTCCGGAGGGATGTTCAGGGAGCATGTGATATTTTAGGGTTTGATCCTCTTTATATCGCGAATGAGGGAAAAGTAGTGATCATTGTAGACTCAAACTTTGTAGAAAAAGCTATAGACATCATGAGACAAAATGAATTTGGAAGAAATACTAGTGTGATAGGTCAAGTCTCTACAAAGGGCTCAGGAAAACTGTTATTAAAGACTCCTTTTGGTACCACTCGCAGGTTACAACGACTCTCTGGAATGCTTTTGCCAAGAATATGTTAA